In Sorghum bicolor cultivar BTx623 chromosome 8, Sorghum_bicolor_NCBIv3, whole genome shotgun sequence, one genomic interval encodes:
- the LOC8061241 gene encoding uncharacterized protein LOC8061241: protein MDTPPPSLPPSTLLWPDLLAGAASSTRRLVAAHSCHFLALSSLLLLPLALLLLALPCPFLPASASSPAAPSVSLWYPPDPPRNPLHIPLPLLALAAALLYLAAFAAAAASAHAGFFGRPVRLLASLRSVPASLLRLVITAIPASPLALLPLLPLPAALGAALPVLGFVLLSPFWSIAGAAAVVESATGLTPLRRSCRLLSGARLAALSSFLVFAAGIGVTLCGFGGVAAKTYDAGAGWTGMAPVVVKAVAGTALLAVMMLYGMVTNVVLYMHCRAMHGELAGEIYNEFANMYVFLPFDDGKDSHVVSVVTMWP from the coding sequence ATGGACACGCCGCCGCCCTCTCTCCCGCCGTCCACCCTCCTCTGGCCAGACCTCCTCGCGGGTGCGGCGTCCTCCACGCGCCGCCTCGTCGCCGCACATTCCTGCCACTTCCTCGCCCTATcctctctccttcttctcccgcTCGCCCTCCTCCTACTCGCCCTCCCCTGTCCCTTCCTCCCTGCCTCCGCCTCCTCCCCCGCCGCCCCCTCCGTGTCTCTCTGGtacccgccggatccgccgagGAACCCGCTACACATCCCGCTGCCGCTTCTCGCTCTCGCCGCCGCGCTCCTCTACCTCGCTGCcttcgccgccgcggcggccagCGCACACGCAGGGTTCTTCGGTCGCCCCGTCCGGCTCCTCGCCTCGCTCCGCTCCGTGCCAGCCTCCCTCCTCCGCCTCGTCATCACCGCCATCCCGGCCTCCCCGCTCGCACTCCTTCCGCTCCTCCCGCTCCCCGCTGCGCTCGGCGCCGCACTGCCCGTCCTCGGCTTCGTCCTTTTATCCCCGTTCTGGTCCATCGCTGGCGCCGCTGCCGTGGTCGAATCGGCCACAGGCCTCACGCCGCTCCGCCGGAGCTGCCGGCTCCTCTCTGGCGCCCGCCTCGCAGCCCTCTCCTCGTTCCTGGTCTTCGCTGCCGGGATTGGGGTCACGCTCTGTGGCTTCGGCGGTGTGGCTGCCAAGACGTACGACGCTGGGGCTGGGTGGACTGGGATGGCGCCCGTGGTGGTCAAGGCGGTGGCTGGCACAGCGCTGCTGGCCGTGATGATGCTGTACGGGATGGTGACCAACGTTGTGCTCTACATGCACTGCCGCGCGATGCACGGTGAGCTCGCAGGGGAGATCTACAATGAGTTCGCCAACATGTATGTCTTCCTGCCCTTTGACGATGGAAAAGATAGCCATGTTGTCTCTGTGGTCACGATGTGGCCGTGA